One window of Desulfitibacter sp. BRH_c19 genomic DNA carries:
- a CDS encoding aldo/keto reductase, with protein sequence MLYSNLGRTGLEVSRICFGTLTIGPLQRNYTVSQGTAILQRAVENGINFFDSAESYATYPYLKKLIQVTDKQLIIASKSYAYTYKGMMESIEKARKEINRDYIDIFLMHEQESILTLKGHSQAWEALIQAREKGLVRGIGISTHHVKCVSAAQELEGIDVIHPIVNYKGLGIVDSTISDMLQEINKAKEKGIGIYGMKPLGGGNLSGNYLKALQYAFSIKELDSIALGMQSPLEIDANCMILEESPIPESLHNQLLENGKILHIEPWCIGCGKCVEKCSQGALQINDFKEIIVEPEKCILCGYCSTVCQDFCIKVF encoded by the coding sequence GTGTTATACTCAAACCTTGGTAGGACAGGCCTTGAAGTCTCAAGAATCTGCTTCGGGACCCTTACCATAGGACCATTACAGAGGAATTATACTGTATCCCAAGGAACAGCAATACTCCAAAGAGCTGTTGAGAATGGAATAAACTTTTTTGATAGCGCAGAAAGCTATGCGACATATCCATATTTAAAAAAACTGATTCAGGTTACAGATAAGCAATTGATAATTGCCAGTAAATCGTATGCATATACCTATAAGGGTATGATGGAAAGTATAGAGAAAGCTAGAAAGGAAATTAATAGAGATTACATAGATATTTTCTTGATGCATGAACAGGAATCCATACTTACATTAAAAGGCCACTCCCAAGCATGGGAGGCTCTAATACAGGCAAGAGAAAAGGGTTTAGTAAGGGGCATAGGCATATCAACGCATCATGTAAAGTGCGTTTCTGCAGCTCAGGAGTTAGAAGGCATTGATGTTATTCACCCCATCGTCAACTACAAGGGTTTAGGCATAGTAGATAGTACTATTTCGGATATGCTCCAGGAAATAAATAAAGCTAAAGAAAAAGGTATTGGTATCTACGGGATGAAACCCTTAGGAGGAGGTAACTTATCCGGTAATTACTTAAAAGCACTCCAATATGCATTTTCTATCAAAGAACTTGATTCTATAGCCCTGGGAATGCAGAGTCCATTAGAAATAGATGCCAATTGCATGATTCTGGAAGAAAGTCCAATTCCAGAATCATTACACAATCAATTGCTAGAAAATGGTAAAATTCTTCATATTGAACCTTGGTGTATTGGTTGTGGAAAATGTGTAGAGAAATGTAGTCAAGGAGCTTTACAGATAAATGATTTTAAAGAAATTATTGTGGAACCAGAAAAGTGTATCTTATGTGGTTACTGCTCAACAGTATGTCAAGATTTTTGTATAAAAGTTTTTTGA
- a CDS encoding iron-sulfur cluster assembly scaffold protein — MYTDKVMENFTNPKNVGEIENADGVGQVGNPTCGDIMKMYIKVKDNIIEDIKFKTFGCGAAIATSSMATELAKGKTIEEAEKLTNKEVAESLGGLPGTKMHCSNLAADALHKAIEDYKSKQK; from the coding sequence ATGTATACTGACAAGGTTATGGAGAATTTTACTAATCCAAAAAACGTAGGAGAAATAGAGAATGCGGATGGAGTAGGTCAGGTTGGTAATCCTACCTGTGGCGATATTATGAAAATGTATATTAAGGTAAAAGATAACATTATAGAAGATATAAAGTTTAAGACATTTGGATGTGGAGCTGCTATTGCCACAAGCAGCATGGCAACTGAACTTGCTAAAGGTAAAACCATTGAAGAAGCCGAAAAACTTACAAATAAGGAAGTTGCCGAATCTTTAGGTGGTCTACCAGGAACAAAGATGCACTGCTCCAATTTAGCTGCCGATGCATTACACAAAGCAATTGAGGATTACAAATCAAAGCAAAAGTAG
- a CDS encoding tRNA-specific 2-thiouridylase yields MPKKVLVAMSGGVDSSIAAHLLKEEGYEIIGVTMQIWPENQPPSENDTGCCSLSAVDDARNVANNLGIPFYVMNFRQIFQEKVIDYFIDEYMKGRTPNPCIACNRYVKFDALLDKAIQLELDYIATGHYAKIYYDDGRQRYLMKIAEDLNKDQTYALYGFTQEQLSKTLMPLGEYTKPQIRKIAADLNLRVADKPESQEICFVPDNNYRNFLQSNVDSIKKGSFLDTAGNIIGTHEGIPFYTIGQRKGLGLALGYPAYVVDILPEKNAIIIGKKEEVFSNGLYSYNNNFIMFESLEQPMEVQAKIRYKSEPKKAMIYPEESRVRVEFLEPEKAITPGQAVVYYLDDLVVGGGTIGERLKP; encoded by the coding sequence ATGCCAAAGAAAGTATTAGTTGCCATGAGTGGTGGTGTAGACAGTTCGATAGCCGCCCATTTGTTAAAAGAAGAGGGTTATGAAATAATTGGAGTTACAATGCAAATCTGGCCTGAGAATCAGCCTCCTTCTGAAAATGATACAGGTTGCTGTAGCTTGAGTGCTGTTGACGATGCCAGAAACGTCGCAAATAATTTAGGAATACCTTTTTATGTAATGAACTTTCGTCAGATTTTTCAAGAAAAGGTTATTGACTATTTTATAGATGAATACATGAAGGGGAGAACTCCAAACCCTTGTATTGCTTGTAACCGGTATGTAAAATTTGATGCTCTTCTTGATAAGGCCATTCAATTAGAATTAGACTATATTGCTACAGGCCACTATGCTAAAATCTACTATGATGATGGCAGACAAAGATATCTCATGAAAATAGCAGAGGATTTAAACAAGGATCAAACCTATGCTCTTTATGGCTTTACCCAGGAACAACTTTCTAAAACACTAATGCCATTAGGTGAATATACTAAGCCTCAAATTAGAAAAATTGCAGCAGATCTTAACCTTCGGGTTGCAGACAAGCCTGAAAGTCAGGAAATTTGCTTTGTACCAGATAATAATTATAGAAATTTTCTTCAAAGCAATGTAGACTCTATTAAAAAAGGATCATTTCTGGATACAGCTGGAAATATCATAGGTACCCATGAGGGAATACCCTTTTACACAATAGGTCAAAGAAAGGGTTTAGGCTTAGCACTTGGATATCCCGCTTATGTGGTGGATATCCTTCCAGAAAAAAATGCAATAATAATAGGGAAAAAAGAGGAAGTATTCTCAAATGGCTTATATTCGTACAATAACAACTTTATAATGTTTGAATCATTAGAACAACCAATGGAGGTTCAGGCAAAGATACGCTATAAATCTGAACCTAAAAAAGCAATGATATATCCCGAAGAGAGTAGAGTGCGAGTAGAATTTCTGGAGCCCGAAAAAGCTATCACCCCAGGCCAGGCAGTTGTTTATTATCTTGACGACCTGGTAGTAGGTGGAGGTACAATAGGCGAAAGGTTAAAGCCTTAA
- a CDS encoding alanine--tRNA ligase yields the protein MQGKELREAFLNYFANRGHRIVESSSLVPHNDPTLLFTNAGMVQFKDLFTAMEKRNYKRAVTAQKCVRAGGKHNDLDTVGRTARHHTFFEMMGNFSFGDYFKKEAIEYAWEFLTSELKLPKERLWVTIYLDDDEAYELWLQNTDVSEDRIVRLGEKDNFWAMGDTGPCGPCSEIIYDRGAEHSCESSECALGACDCDRWLEIWNLVFMQFERDADGDLTPLPRPSIDTGMGLERVASILQEVNSNYDTDLMKPLLHWVEKHTGKQYSPGEEGFPFRVIADHARSCTFLIADGVLPGNEGRAYVLRRILRRAVRLGKVIGIDNPFLNKMVVEVGKLMGGAYPQIIEKQEHIQKIIKLEEKKFHETINEGMKMANDIVATVKKEGKTHIPGHEAFVLYDTFGFPLDLTKDLAEENGIDVDTEGFQREMEEQRQRARAARDDAKGWDFSATFIGALGEIGKTTFIGYGQTSNETKLLSIIIGDKSVETASNGDDVFVLLKETPFYPEGGGQIGDQGEIANKNGRIEIIDTKKLPDGKIIHIGRVVEGSMRAGSMVSVSVNSHRRLNTARNHTATHLLHQALMDVLGDHVNQAGSLVTPQRLRFDFNHFNAVTSKEITQVEDIVNRQLLFGNHLKFFETSLEEAKELGAAALFGEKYGEKVRVVQIGDYSLELCGGTHVNSTSEIGILKIISEGGIGSGLRRIEAITGPEALNYLNTMESITKEIGNTLKTDSEHIISKVEQLIYENKEKSREIEKLSTRLASYQSQNLLDSIIDIEGVKLLAVKVDARNMDALRNMGDTFRTKLQSGVVVLGASIEDKASFLVMATKDVVDRGVHAGNIIRDVAKIAGGGGGGRPDMAQAGGKDPSKIEEALNAAKSIIQGQIK from the coding sequence TTGCAGGGAAAAGAATTAAGGGAGGCCTTTTTGAACTACTTTGCAAATAGGGGACACAGGATTGTTGAAAGTTCATCTCTTGTTCCACATAATGACCCTACTTTGCTATTTACAAATGCAGGAATGGTTCAATTTAAAGACCTATTTACAGCTATGGAGAAAAGAAACTATAAAAGGGCAGTTACTGCCCAAAAGTGTGTAAGAGCTGGTGGGAAGCATAATGACCTTGATACAGTTGGTAGAACTGCAAGGCACCATACCTTTTTTGAAATGATGGGAAACTTCTCCTTTGGTGACTACTTTAAAAAGGAAGCAATTGAGTATGCCTGGGAATTTCTTACTAGCGAGCTAAAACTGCCAAAAGAAAGATTATGGGTTACCATTTATTTAGATGACGATGAAGCATACGAACTATGGTTGCAAAATACTGATGTTTCAGAAGATAGAATAGTTCGGTTAGGAGAAAAGGATAACTTCTGGGCTATGGGAGATACAGGCCCCTGTGGGCCATGTAGTGAAATTATCTATGATAGAGGTGCAGAGCATTCATGTGAAAGCTCAGAATGTGCCCTAGGAGCTTGTGATTGTGACAGATGGTTAGAAATATGGAATCTTGTGTTTATGCAATTTGAAAGAGATGCAGATGGAGATTTAACACCCCTACCTAGACCAAGTATAGATACTGGGATGGGCTTAGAAAGGGTAGCCTCTATTCTCCAAGAGGTAAACAGCAATTATGATACAGATTTAATGAAGCCATTGCTTCATTGGGTTGAAAAGCATACTGGCAAACAATATTCTCCAGGTGAAGAGGGCTTTCCATTTAGGGTTATAGCCGACCATGCTCGCTCCTGTACATTCCTGATTGCCGATGGTGTTCTACCAGGTAATGAAGGAAGGGCTTATGTTTTAAGGAGAATTCTCAGAAGGGCAGTTCGGTTGGGAAAAGTAATCGGGATCGATAACCCATTCTTAAACAAAATGGTAGTAGAGGTTGGCAAACTCATGGGCGGAGCCTACCCACAAATAATTGAAAAGCAAGAACACATTCAAAAAATTATCAAACTAGAAGAAAAGAAATTCCATGAAACAATTAATGAAGGAATGAAAATGGCAAACGATATAGTTGCTACTGTTAAAAAAGAAGGAAAAACACATATTCCAGGGCATGAGGCCTTTGTATTATACGACACCTTTGGCTTTCCTCTTGATTTGACCAAGGATCTAGCAGAAGAAAACGGTATAGATGTAGATACTGAAGGTTTCCAGAGAGAGATGGAAGAACAAAGACAAAGGGCAAGAGCCGCTAGAGACGATGCTAAGGGCTGGGATTTTTCAGCTACTTTTATAGGCGCGTTAGGTGAGATAGGAAAGACAACCTTTATTGGATATGGACAAACCTCCAACGAAACTAAGCTATTATCTATAATAATAGGAGATAAATCAGTAGAAACTGCTAGTAATGGTGATGATGTATTTGTTTTATTAAAGGAAACACCCTTTTATCCTGAAGGCGGTGGTCAAATAGGAGACCAAGGGGAAATTGCTAATAAAAATGGCAGGATAGAAATTATAGATACTAAAAAGCTTCCAGATGGAAAAATTATTCACATTGGTAGAGTTGTTGAAGGTAGCATGCGTGCAGGCAGTATGGTAAGTGTATCAGTTAACAGTCATAGAAGGTTAAATACAGCAAGAAACCATACAGCAACACATTTACTTCACCAGGCATTAATGGACGTTCTAGGAGACCATGTTAATCAGGCAGGATCCTTAGTAACTCCCCAGCGACTGAGATTTGACTTTAATCATTTTAATGCAGTTACCAGTAAAGAAATAACACAAGTCGAAGATATTGTAAATAGACAACTGCTCTTTGGAAACCATCTTAAGTTTTTTGAAACTTCATTAGAAGAAGCCAAGGAACTTGGTGCTGCAGCCCTATTTGGTGAAAAATATGGTGAAAAAGTAAGAGTTGTTCAGATAGGGGATTATAGCTTGGAGCTTTGTGGGGGTACCCATGTGAATTCTACATCAGAGATTGGGATTTTAAAGATTATAAGTGAGGGTGGTATTGGTTCGGGGTTAAGACGAATTGAAGCCATTACAGGACCTGAAGCCTTAAACTATTTAAATACAATGGAATCTATCACGAAAGAGATCGGGAATACTTTAAAAACTGATTCAGAACATATAATTTCCAAGGTTGAACAGCTTATTTATGAGAATAAGGAAAAATCACGAGAAATTGAAAAACTTTCTACAAGACTAGCTAGTTATCAGTCACAAAATTTACTTGATAGTATTATAGATATAGAAGGAGTAAAACTCCTTGCAGTAAAGGTAGATGCTAGAAATATGGATGCCCTGAGAAATATGGGTGATACATTTAGAACAAAACTCCAGTCAGGAGTAGTGGTGCTTGGAGCATCCATTGAAGATAAGGCTAGTTTCCTTGTGATGGCAACTAAAGATGTTGTTGATAGAGGGGTCCATGCAGGTAATATAATTAGAGATGTTGCTAAAATTGCTGGTGGTGGCGGTGGAGGCAGGCCTGATATGGCTCAAGCAGGTGGTAAGGATCCTTCGAAGATAGAAGAGGCTTTAAATGCTGCAAAAAGTATAATACAGGGCCAGATTAAATAG
- a CDS encoding Holliday junction resolvase has translation MKRIAGLDVGERTIGIAVSDLLGITAQGLDTIRRTELETDLQAVATILKDYEVNLIVVGLPKNMNNTIGPSAERAKNFGEMLAERTGLKTKYWDERLTTVSAQRALLEGDVSRKKRKKVVDKIAAVIILQNYMDSTSIR, from the coding sequence ATGAAAAGAATTGCAGGTTTAGATGTTGGCGAAAGAACCATTGGAATTGCAGTAAGTGATTTACTGGGTATAACTGCCCAAGGACTTGATACAATAAGAAGAACTGAGTTAGAAACAGATTTACAAGCAGTAGCTACTATCCTTAAAGACTATGAAGTTAATCTTATAGTTGTAGGACTACCAAAAAACATGAATAATACAATAGGACCCTCTGCAGAAAGGGCAAAAAACTTTGGAGAGATGCTTGCAGAAAGGACAGGCCTAAAAACTAAGTATTGGGATGAAAGATTAACTACAGTTAGCGCTCAAAGAGCTCTTCTTGAGGGTGATGTTTCCAGAAAAAAAAGGAAGAAAGTTGTAGACAAAATTGCTGCTGTGATCATATTACAAAACTATATGGATAGTACTAGCATTAGATGA